The Desulfuromonas versatilis genome has a segment encoding these proteins:
- a CDS encoding tetratricopeptide repeat protein: MRRNLYLTTVLLLLALLSGCGAPKKAPDDAEVHYILGLSYLREGNYTSALKQFLIAEKESPRRPDIQGALAQAYQLKKAYPEAERHYLLAIDYSEQEPQFQNNLAALYLDMQRWDDALVYFRKASGNLLFGSPEVALTGAGFAHFQKGDYLEALIAYREALSRNPQYVPARFRLGEAYYALDKNDLAIEAYQAALGMAPEFAQGHYQLGLSYLKEREMAKAAESFSEVLRLAPDSEWARLSKDYLKLLK; the protein is encoded by the coding sequence GTGCGCAGAAACCTGTACCTGACGACCGTGCTGCTGCTGTTGGCGCTGCTGAGCGGCTGCGGCGCTCCCAAGAAGGCGCCGGACGATGCCGAGGTTCATTACATTCTCGGCCTTTCCTATCTGCGGGAGGGGAATTACACCTCCGCCTTGAAACAGTTCCTGATCGCTGAAAAGGAATCCCCGCGGCGTCCAGACATCCAGGGGGCGCTGGCCCAGGCCTACCAGTTGAAGAAGGCCTACCCCGAGGCGGAACGGCACTACCTGCTGGCCATCGACTACAGTGAGCAGGAGCCCCAGTTCCAGAACAACCTCGCGGCGCTTTATCTGGACATGCAGCGCTGGGACGACGCCCTGGTCTATTTTCGCAAGGCTTCGGGCAACCTGCTGTTCGGCAGCCCTGAAGTGGCCCTGACCGGCGCCGGTTTCGCCCATTTTCAAAAAGGCGATTACCTGGAGGCGTTAATCGCCTACCGGGAGGCCCTCTCCCGCAACCCCCAATATGTTCCGGCCCGGTTTCGCCTCGGCGAGGCCTACTACGCGCTGGACAAAAACGACCTGGCCATCGAGGCCTACCAGGCAGCCCTGGGTATGGCGCCTGAGTTCGCCCAGGGGCACTACCAGCTGGGCCTGTCCTATCTGAAGGAACGGGAAATGGCAAAGGCGGCCGAATCCTTTTCCGAAGTGCTGCGCCTCGCCCCGGACAGCGAGTGGGCCAGGCTCTCCAAAGACTACCTCAAATTGTTGAAATAG
- a CDS encoding helix-turn-helix domain-containing protein → MTAPDQPSLGTLLRQRREQRGMTLETVSRQTRIKLAYLQALEEDRFEVFPGEVYLSGFLRTYAASLGLEAGSLLERYRQQTGNRQDKGEQALAGELTSIPIESSSPSRPLVRLLLAALVVLATLVGALLFKDSLPQEPAEVIQPLAASDAPGGDSPGPALPQAVPEPAAPEAQQPAAEEAQQPASEEREYPGPGEPERATEETSVALVEPVPAAEPAPIVKTGAPPQAPVQPLAQLNPGGAAMKVEALAPVSIGISVDGQAERRYELAAATVLSWKVRSSARLSVSDPAALRVWLNQERVELEDRSELVLNISPGSLNEDGQ, encoded by the coding sequence ATGACCGCACCCGACCAGCCCAGCCTGGGAACGCTGCTCAGGCAGCGCAGAGAGCAGCGTGGCATGACGCTCGAAACGGTTTCCCGCCAGACCAGGATCAAGCTTGCCTACCTGCAGGCCCTGGAGGAGGACCGCTTCGAGGTGTTTCCCGGCGAGGTCTATCTCAGCGGGTTTCTGCGCACCTATGCCGCATCGCTGGGGCTGGAGGCGGGGAGCCTGCTGGAGCGTTATCGGCAGCAAACCGGCAATCGGCAGGACAAGGGCGAGCAGGCGCTGGCCGGTGAGCTCACCTCGATTCCCATCGAGAGTTCTTCCCCCAGCCGCCCCCTGGTGCGGTTGCTGCTGGCGGCGCTGGTGGTTTTGGCGACGCTGGTTGGAGCGCTGCTGTTCAAGGACTCCCTGCCGCAGGAACCTGCGGAGGTGATTCAGCCGCTGGCCGCGAGCGATGCTCCGGGAGGTGATTCTCCGGGGCCTGCCCTTCCGCAAGCTGTTCCCGAGCCGGCTGCGCCCGAGGCGCAACAGCCAGCTGCGGAGGAGGCGCAACAGCCGGCCTCCGAGGAGCGCGAGTACCCGGGCCCCGGGGAACCGGAAAGGGCAACCGAAGAAACTTCCGTTGCGCTTGTCGAGCCGGTTCCGGCCGCCGAGCCTGCCCCGATCGTCAAGACCGGGGCTCCACCCCAGGCTCCGGTACAACCGCTGGCCCAGCTCAACCCCGGCGGGGCGGCGATGAAGGTTGAGGCGTTGGCTCCCGTTTCCATCGGCATCTCGGTGGATGGCCAGGCGGAGCGCAGATATGAGCTGGCAGCGGCCACCGTGTTGAGCTGGAAAGTCCGCTCCAGCGCGCGATTGTCGGTTTCCGACCCCGCCGCCCTGAGGGTCTGGCTCAACCAGGAGAGGGTGGAGCTGGAAGATCGCTCCGAGCTGGTGCTGAACATTTCTCCAGGCTCGCTGAACGAGGATGGACAATGA
- a CDS encoding purine-nucleoside phosphorylase, which translates to MPQSGIDQLADAVLRRCGDDPFDLAIVLGSGLGALAAELDQAEEFAYGQFPCFPEGSVAGHAGRLVGGTLQGWRVLLFQGRFHLYQGLSARQAALPATIAHRLGCPRLLLTSAVGGIEPAYRPGDFVYIADHINLLGDNPLRGVDDNPFVDLSALYRQDLFSGLLTRARALGIGLHRGVLAAMPGPSYETPAEIRMLRLLGAQVVSMSMVPEAILAAYLGLEVVGLSLVANAAAGLASQPLNHEEVLAVGRRGAEQLSALARELIRLWQQNPV; encoded by the coding sequence ATGCCGCAAAGCGGGATCGACCAGTTGGCCGATGCGGTGTTGCGCCGCTGCGGAGACGACCCCTTTGACCTGGCCATCGTGCTCGGTTCAGGGCTCGGGGCGCTGGCTGCCGAGTTGGACCAGGCGGAAGAGTTCGCCTACGGGCAGTTCCCCTGTTTTCCCGAGGGGAGTGTCGCGGGGCACGCGGGGCGGCTGGTTGGCGGAACCCTGCAGGGGTGGCGGGTGCTGCTGTTTCAGGGGCGCTTTCACCTCTACCAGGGGCTCAGCGCCCGGCAGGCAGCGCTGCCGGCGACCATCGCCCATCGCCTGGGTTGCCCCCGGCTGCTGCTGACCAGCGCCGTGGGGGGGATCGAGCCGGCGTATCGTCCGGGCGATTTCGTGTACATCGCCGACCACATCAACCTGCTGGGTGACAATCCCCTGCGCGGGGTTGACGACAACCCCTTCGTCGATCTCTCGGCCCTGTACCGGCAGGACCTGTTCTCGGGGCTTCTCACCCGGGCCCGGGCGCTGGGGATTGGCCTGCACCGGGGGGTGCTCGCCGCCATGCCCGGCCCCTCCTACGAGACGCCTGCCGAAATCCGCATGTTGCGCCTGCTTGGCGCCCAGGTGGTTTCCATGTCCATGGTCCCCGAGGCCATCCTGGCCGCTTACCTGGGGCTGGAGGTCGTCGGCCTCTCGCTGGTGGCCAATGCCGCCGCCGGACTCGCCAGCCAGCCCCTGAACCACGAGGAGGTCCTGGCCGTCGGCCGCCGGGGCGCGGAGCAATTGAGCGCCCTGGCCAGGGAGCTTATCCGCCTCTGGCAGCAAAATCCCGTCTGA
- a CDS encoding response regulator, producing MTIQCPECGARYRVDPSRVKKTVARVRCPKCNHQFQVDLGEAPVPEPQPAKESPEAAAPRQAASGPAILVVDDSKFFRELILDVLQPLGARLLTAADGVEALEIIRRDRPELVLLDLNLPRMDGYQLIREVRADASLQAIRLMAMSGVYRKEADVARVELAGANDFINKSFKPEQLQYRVKKLLEG from the coding sequence ATGACCATACAATGCCCTGAATGCGGTGCCCGCTACCGGGTCGACCCTTCCCGGGTCAAAAAGACGGTGGCCCGGGTCAGGTGCCCCAAATGCAATCATCAATTCCAGGTCGATCTGGGAGAGGCCCCGGTGCCTGAGCCCCAGCCGGCAAAGGAAAGTCCCGAGGCAGCAGCGCCGCGGCAGGCGGCGTCGGGACCGGCCATCCTGGTGGTGGACGACTCAAAATTCTTTCGGGAGCTGATTCTGGACGTTCTTCAGCCCCTCGGGGCCCGACTGTTGACCGCCGCCGACGGGGTCGAGGCCCTGGAAATCATCCGCCGGGACCGCCCCGAGCTGGTTCTGCTGGATCTGAACCTGCCGCGCATGGATGGCTACCAGCTGATCCGCGAGGTGCGGGCCGACGCTTCCCTGCAGGCCATTCGCCTGATGGCCATGAGTGGGGTGTACCGCAAAGAGGCCGACGTCGCCAGGGTGGAACTGGCCGGGGCCAACGATTTCATCAACAAATCCTTCAAGCCCGAACAGCTGCAGTATCGGGTCAAAAAACTGCTCGAGGGTTAA
- a CDS encoding 3'-5' exoribonuclease YhaM family protein codes for MKKVFVEQIRERDWVESPFLVRDKIMAMAKNGKPYMTLKLVDRTGEVEGRVWDRVDEFAGRFEKDDFIQASGKASVYLGKMQLVIQDLERVAEQQIDLADFLPVSQRRPEEMVAELRGKVGALSDPHLKSLMEAFLADAAFLKAYSQAPAAKSMHHVYLGGLLEHSLAVASLAEDVTARYPGLNRDLLVVGALLHDIGKVSELRYERSFDYSDEGKLLGHIVMGVEMVEEKVRQLPGFPRPLVTLVKHLLLSHHGQYEYGSPKRPKTLEAVILNYLDDLDSKINGVRTHIEKEPDNSNSWTSYHRLYDRYFFKGTAGDPPQGETRPAAPVAVEPPRAQEPAKPQQEKPRERGAKPDHGKRLGFSLADQLRGKSLDLFTADDDKE; via the coding sequence TTGAAGAAAGTTTTCGTGGAGCAGATCCGTGAGCGAGACTGGGTGGAGAGCCCCTTCCTGGTGCGCGATAAAATCATGGCCATGGCCAAAAACGGCAAGCCCTACATGACCCTCAAGCTGGTGGATCGCACCGGCGAGGTGGAGGGACGGGTCTGGGACCGGGTGGACGAGTTTGCCGGGCGTTTCGAAAAGGACGATTTCATCCAGGCCAGCGGCAAGGCCAGCGTCTATCTCGGCAAGATGCAGCTGGTGATCCAGGACCTGGAGCGGGTCGCGGAGCAGCAGATCGACCTGGCCGATTTCCTGCCGGTCTCCCAGCGCCGGCCCGAGGAGATGGTGGCCGAGCTGCGCGGCAAGGTCGGTGCCTTGAGCGATCCGCATCTCAAGTCGCTGATGGAGGCGTTTCTGGCCGACGCGGCGTTTTTGAAGGCCTACAGCCAGGCCCCGGCGGCCAAGTCGATGCACCATGTCTACCTGGGCGGCCTGCTCGAGCACTCTTTGGCGGTAGCCAGCCTGGCCGAGGACGTCACCGCCCGCTATCCCGGGCTCAATCGCGACCTGCTGGTGGTCGGGGCGCTGCTGCACGACATCGGCAAGGTCAGCGAGCTGCGCTACGAGCGCTCCTTCGATTACTCCGACGAGGGCAAATTGCTCGGGCATATCGTCATGGGGGTGGAGATGGTGGAGGAGAAAGTCCGCCAGCTGCCCGGCTTTCCCAGACCCCTGGTGACCCTGGTCAAGCACCTGCTGCTCTCACATCACGGCCAGTACGAGTACGGCTCGCCCAAACGGCCCAAAACCCTCGAGGCGGTGATCCTCAACTATCTGGATGATCTCGACTCGAAGATCAACGGGGTGCGGACCCATATCGAAAAAGAGCCCGACAACAGCAACTCCTGGACCAGCTACCACCGGCTCTACGACCGCTATTTCTTCAAGGGGACGGCGGGCGACCCTCCCCAGGGCGAAACCCGACCTGCGGCCCCTGTCGCGGTGGAGCCGCCCAGGGCCCAGGAGCCCGCCAAGCCGCAACAGGAAAAACCCCGGGAGCGGGGGGCCAAGCCCGACCACGGCAAACGGCTCGGGTTTTCCCTGGCCGACCAGCTGCGGGGCAAGAGCCTGGACCTGTTCACCGCCGACGATGACAAGGAGTGA
- the coaBC gene encoding bifunctional phosphopantothenoylcysteine decarboxylase/phosphopantothenate--cysteine ligase CoaBC, whose protein sequence is MLRGKRIVLGVSGGIAVYKAVELLRLYVKAGAEVSVIMTRAAQQFVTPLTFQTLSGNPVHTDLFDLYQEKEIGHISLADRAELFVVAPATANVVGKVAGGIADDLLTTTIMATKAPVLFVPAMNVNMWENPLYRQNQEKLTGLGYHFMEPATGMLACGWEGKGKLPDPQAILEQTQALLGPADLAGETVLVTAGPTREELDPVRYLSNYSSGKMGYAIAAAARNRGARVILVSGPTCLDAPCGVELHQVVSARQMREAVLAQAASASIIIKAAAVADYRPAQAAAQKIKKTGAEALTLTLEKNPDILAELGRIKEQRILVGFAAETADLLANARKKLTEKGLDMIVANDVSQPGAGFDVDTNIVRLLYPDGRVEELPQMSKDEVAHRLLDRVAGLRKA, encoded by the coding sequence ATGCTGAGAGGCAAGCGGATCGTACTGGGGGTGAGCGGCGGCATCGCCGTCTACAAGGCGGTGGAGTTGCTGCGGCTTTACGTCAAGGCCGGCGCCGAGGTGTCGGTGATCATGACCCGGGCGGCCCAGCAGTTCGTCACCCCGCTGACCTTTCAGACCCTTTCGGGCAATCCGGTGCACACCGACCTGTTCGACCTCTACCAGGAGAAGGAGATCGGGCACATCTCCCTGGCCGACCGGGCCGAGCTGTTCGTGGTGGCGCCGGCCACCGCCAATGTGGTGGGCAAGGTTGCCGGGGGGATCGCCGACGACCTGCTGACCACCACCATCATGGCCACCAAGGCCCCGGTGCTGTTCGTGCCGGCGATGAACGTGAACATGTGGGAAAACCCCCTCTACCGCCAGAACCAGGAGAAGCTGACGGGGCTGGGCTATCACTTCATGGAACCGGCCACGGGCATGCTCGCCTGCGGCTGGGAGGGGAAGGGGAAGCTGCCCGACCCCCAGGCCATTCTCGAGCAGACCCAGGCCCTGCTCGGCCCTGCCGACCTGGCCGGGGAGACGGTGCTGGTCACCGCCGGCCCGACCCGCGAGGAGCTCGACCCGGTGCGTTACCTGAGCAACTACTCCTCGGGGAAGATGGGCTACGCCATCGCGGCGGCCGCCAGAAACCGCGGCGCCCGGGTGATCCTGGTCAGCGGCCCGACCTGCCTGGACGCACCCTGCGGCGTGGAGCTGCATCAGGTGGTCAGCGCCAGGCAGATGCGCGAGGCGGTGCTGGCGCAGGCCGCCTCCGCCAGCATCATCATCAAGGCCGCGGCGGTGGCCGATTACCGCCCCGCCCAGGCCGCCGCGCAGAAGATCAAGAAGACCGGCGCCGAGGCGCTGACCCTGACCCTGGAGAAGAATCCGGACATCCTGGCCGAGCTGGGGCGGATCAAGGAGCAGCGGATCCTGGTCGGGTTTGCCGCGGAAACCGCCGACCTGCTGGCCAACGCCCGCAAAAAGCTCACCGAGAAGGGCCTCGATATGATCGTCGCCAACGACGTCTCCCAGCCGGGGGCCGGCTTCGACGTGGATACCAACATCGTGAGGCTGCTTTATCCCGACGGCCGCGTGGAGGAGTTGCCGCAGATGAGCAAGGACGAGGTGGCCCACCGGCTGCTCGACCGGGTGGCGGGGTTGCGTAAGGCGTGA
- a CDS encoding response regulator, whose protein sequence is MVKDRILVVDDEKIILELTSMILKNRGYQVLTAESGAEGLAVVEREKPAAVLLDYMMPVMDGMTALKQIRQRFPDTYVIMFTGKGSEEIAVELMKAGASDYILKPFNNQDLVERLENVLRIRRIELHNKELRQERERLLREIEKWNQELEQRVEEKSRELERAHAEILQAEKLASLGHLSAGMAHEIRNPLNSISLFGQILRSGLEQDPEMSGYADKILKEVDRIDGILVQLLAASKRPRFELELVSVAEVLAGVLEGFDAQLAALGIDVDSQLLSTPPQILSDSTEIEQIFNNLIANAIYEMQDGGRLGVRLDHDATKIRVDISDTGRGIPKENLNKIFDPFFTTKTKGTGFGLSVVLRIVKTYGGRISVESTEGQGTVFHIELPLS, encoded by the coding sequence ATGGTCAAAGATCGAATTCTGGTGGTGGACGACGAGAAGATCATTCTCGAGCTCACCTCGATGATCCTCAAAAACAGGGGATACCAAGTCCTTACCGCCGAAAGCGGCGCCGAGGGGCTGGCCGTGGTGGAGCGCGAAAAGCCCGCGGCGGTGCTGCTCGACTACATGATGCCGGTGATGGACGGCATGACCGCCCTGAAACAGATCCGCCAGCGCTTTCCCGATACCTACGTGATCATGTTCACCGGAAAGGGGAGCGAGGAGATTGCCGTCGAGTTGATGAAGGCCGGCGCTTCGGACTACATCCTCAAGCCCTTCAACAACCAGGACCTGGTCGAGCGGCTGGAAAACGTCCTGCGCATTCGGCGCATCGAACTGCACAACAAGGAGCTGCGCCAGGAGCGCGAACGGCTGCTGCGGGAGATCGAGAAGTGGAACCAGGAGCTCGAACAGCGGGTCGAAGAAAAATCCCGTGAACTCGAGCGGGCCCACGCCGAAATCCTGCAGGCCGAGAAACTGGCCTCCCTCGGGCACCTCTCGGCGGGGATGGCCCATGAAATCCGCAATCCTCTGAACTCCATCAGCCTTTTCGGGCAGATCCTCAGGTCCGGTCTCGAACAGGACCCGGAGATGTCCGGTTACGCGGATAAGATCCTCAAGGAGGTCGACCGCATCGACGGCATCCTGGTGCAGTTGCTGGCCGCCAGCAAACGTCCTCGCTTTGAACTGGAGCTGGTCAGCGTCGCCGAGGTCCTCGCAGGGGTCCTGGAAGGCTTCGACGCGCAACTGGCAGCCCTGGGGATCGACGTGGACAGTCAGCTGCTCTCCACCCCGCCGCAAATTCTTTCTGACTCCACCGAAATCGAGCAGATATTCAACAACCTGATCGCCAACGCCATCTACGAAATGCAGGACGGCGGGCGGCTGGGGGTGCGCCTCGACCACGACGCGACCAAGATCCGGGTCGATATTTCCGATACCGGCCGCGGCATCCCCAAGGAGAATCTGAACAAGATTTTCGACCCCTTTTTCACCACCAAGACCAAGGGGACCGGCTTCGGTCTCTCGGTGGTGCTGCGTATCGTCAAGACCTACGGCGGCCGGATTTCGGTGGAAAGCACCGAGGGGCAAGGCACGGTCTTCCACATCGAGCTGCCCCTGAGTTGA
- a CDS encoding sigma-54-dependent transcriptional regulator: protein MGRKIDKILIVDDEENARIGLSKLLSQEGYQVDSVGNGYEALEFLRQQKVNLVISDINMPGMNGLAFLRELNRNYPSTNVIMITAYGGVESYLEAMNLGAFEYIHKPVKLDELKSVMKKIHNGKQHVGNS, encoded by the coding sequence TTGGGGCGAAAAATCGACAAAATTTTAATCGTAGACGACGAGGAGAATGCTCGAATCGGGCTGAGCAAACTCCTGTCCCAGGAAGGGTACCAGGTCGACAGTGTCGGCAACGGCTATGAGGCGCTGGAATTTCTTCGTCAGCAGAAAGTGAACCTGGTGATCAGCGACATCAACATGCCCGGAATGAACGGCCTGGCTTTCTTGCGGGAACTGAACCGCAACTACCCCAGCACCAACGTCATCATGATCACCGCTTACGGGGGAGTCGAGTCTTACCTGGAAGCGATGAATCTCGGGGCGTTCGAGTACATCCATAAACCGGTGAAACTTGATGAACTCAAATCGGTGATGAAGAAGATCCACAACGGTAAACAGCACGTTGGTAACTCCTAG
- a CDS encoding universal stress protein, with translation MKDFKSIVYATDFSESSDYAFKYALALARKFGARLNVVHVINEPVDLRGFYVPHISFEKLEEEIEEGAQKMMEKFCRTHMRDFDNYQTFIVPGIPYDEIIKKAQEVSADLIVMGTHGRTGLDHVLFGSTAEKVVRKSAIPVMTIRIQE, from the coding sequence ATGAAAGACTTCAAGAGCATTGTCTACGCGACGGACTTTTCGGAAAGCTCCGACTATGCATTCAAGTATGCCCTTGCCCTGGCCAGGAAGTTCGGGGCCCGGTTGAACGTGGTTCATGTCATCAACGAACCCGTGGACCTGCGGGGCTTCTATGTGCCGCACATCTCCTTCGAAAAACTGGAGGAGGAAATCGAGGAGGGGGCGCAAAAGATGATGGAGAAGTTCTGCCGCACCCACATGCGCGATTTTGACAATTACCAGACCTTTATCGTGCCCGGCATCCCCTACGACGAGATCATCAAGAAGGCGCAAGAGGTTTCCGCGGATCTGATCGTGATGGGTACCCATGGGCGCACCGGCCTGGATCACGTGCTGTTCGGCAGCACCGCCGAGAAGGTGGTGCGCAAATCCGCCATCCCGGTCATGACCATCCGCATCCAGGAGTAG
- a CDS encoding MBL fold metallo-hydrolase, with translation MNPEILPVGPLQVNCAIFSCPETGEAMIIDPGDDGERILELVRRAGLQVKLIVNTHGHFDHVGANRLLVEKTGAPLLIHALDVPLLQRAVEHAALYGLKAVPSPEPERTLNDGEVLSLGTRRVEVIHTPGHSPGGICLLAGNHLFSGDSLFAGSIGRTDLPGGDHALLVAKVRQKLLVLPGETIVHPGHGPDTTIAREKASNPFVGDRA, from the coding sequence ATGAACCCTGAAATTCTGCCTGTCGGCCCGCTGCAGGTGAACTGCGCCATCTTCAGCTGCCCCGAAACCGGCGAGGCGATGATCATCGACCCGGGCGACGACGGCGAGAGAATCCTGGAGCTGGTGCGCAGGGCGGGGCTGCAGGTGAAGCTGATCGTCAACACCCACGGCCACTTCGACCATGTCGGTGCCAACCGCCTGCTGGTGGAGAAAACCGGCGCTCCGCTGCTGATCCATGCGCTGGATGTGCCGCTGCTGCAGCGGGCGGTCGAGCACGCCGCCCTCTACGGGCTGAAGGCCGTCCCCTCGCCGGAGCCGGAGCGCACCCTGAACGACGGCGAGGTGCTCAGCCTTGGCACCCGGCGGGTCGAGGTCATCCACACCCCGGGTCATTCCCCCGGTGGGATCTGCCTGCTGGCGGGCAATCACCTGTTTTCGGGAGATTCGCTGTTCGCCGGGTCCATCGGCCGCACCGATCTGCCGGGAGGCGACCACGCCTTGCTGGTTGCCAAGGTGCGCCAGAAGCTGCTGGTGTTGCCCGGCGAGACCATCGTGCACCCCGGCCATGGTCCCGACACCACCATCGCCCGGGAAAAGGCCAGCAACCCCTTTGTCGGGGACCGGGCCTGA
- a CDS encoding NAD(P)/FAD-dependent oxidoreductase, with amino-acid sequence MGLRLREVTLTLEEPESLLAQKVARELGLQVADLGELRVVRRGIDARKKPNVLRVFTLEFTHADEAGVLRRNQANRRLEAALPSAPPGIVPVGRSHRCVVVGMGPAGLFAALHLARCGAAVTLVERGRPVEERVRDVRRFWNGEGLDPKSNVQFGEGGAGTFSDGKLTTRVNNPWIRLVLQTLVECGAPAEILTQAKPHVGTDRLRLVLINLRKTLLAAGVDIRFETCLTGIATSGGRVSAAVFDEKDETGCDSLVLAPGHSARDTYRMLQRSGVRLEAKPFAVGLRVEHPVELINRIQYGFERHPSLPAADYALTWNDPESGRGVYSFCMCPGGEVVISSSEPGGMVVNGMSPRRRDGAWSNSALVVGVRREDFPGDDPLAGVRFQRHWEEAAFREGGGDYHAPGQNLLAFLGKGRGPLFSTCRPGVREADLTRVLPDFVSRGLRRALPHYERRMRGFVSAEACLVGVETRTSAPLRIVRGADGQSLSHPGLFPAGEGAGYAGGIMSAALDGLRAAEQIVNQVRIGS; translated from the coding sequence ATGGGCTTGAGACTCAGGGAAGTCACCCTGACCCTCGAGGAGCCCGAATCGCTGCTGGCGCAAAAGGTCGCTCGCGAACTGGGGCTCCAGGTTGCGGACCTGGGAGAGCTGCGGGTGGTGCGCCGGGGCATTGACGCCCGTAAAAAGCCCAATGTCCTGCGGGTCTTCACCCTGGAGTTCACCCATGCCGACGAAGCCGGGGTGCTGCGCCGCAACCAGGCCAATCGCCGCCTGGAGGCGGCCCTTCCGAGCGCGCCGCCGGGCATTGTCCCGGTGGGGCGCAGCCACCGCTGCGTGGTGGTGGGGATGGGGCCGGCCGGGCTGTTTGCCGCCCTGCACCTGGCCCGCTGCGGGGCCGCGGTCACCCTGGTGGAACGCGGTCGCCCGGTGGAGGAGCGGGTGCGGGATGTGCGCCGCTTCTGGAACGGGGAGGGGCTGGACCCGAAGAGCAACGTGCAGTTCGGCGAAGGCGGGGCAGGCACCTTTTCCGACGGCAAGCTGACCACCCGGGTCAACAACCCATGGATCCGCCTGGTGTTGCAGACCCTGGTCGAGTGCGGCGCGCCGGCGGAGATCCTCACCCAGGCCAAGCCCCACGTCGGCACCGACCGGTTGCGCCTGGTGCTGATCAATCTGCGCAAGACCCTGCTTGCCGCGGGGGTCGATATCCGCTTCGAGACCTGCCTGACCGGAATCGCCACCAGCGGCGGGCGGGTCAGTGCCGCGGTATTCGACGAGAAGGACGAAACCGGCTGCGACAGCCTGGTGCTGGCGCCGGGACACAGCGCCCGGGATACCTACCGGATGCTGCAGCGCAGCGGGGTCAGGCTCGAGGCCAAACCCTTTGCCGTCGGCCTGCGGGTTGAACACCCGGTGGAGCTGATCAACCGCATCCAGTACGGTTTCGAGCGCCACCCAAGCCTGCCGGCGGCCGATTACGCCCTGACCTGGAATGACCCGGAGAGCGGCCGTGGGGTATACTCGTTCTGTATGTGCCCGGGGGGCGAGGTGGTCATCTCCTCCTCCGAGCCGGGCGGCATGGTGGTCAACGGCATGAGCCCGCGGCGCCGCGACGGGGCCTGGTCCAACAGTGCGCTGGTGGTCGGCGTGCGGCGCGAGGATTTTCCTGGGGACGACCCCCTGGCCGGGGTCCGGTTCCAGCGGCACTGGGAGGAGGCGGCGTTTCGCGAGGGGGGCGGCGATTACCACGCTCCCGGGCAGAACCTGCTGGCCTTTCTCGGCAAGGGGCGTGGCCCGCTGTTCTCCACCTGCCGACCCGGGGTGCGCGAAGCCGACCTGACGCGGGTCCTGCCGGATTTCGTGTCCCGGGGCCTGCGCCGGGCACTGCCCCATTACGAGCGGCGGATGCGCGGCTTCGTCAGCGCGGAAGCCTGCCTGGTCGGGGTGGAAACCCGCACCTCGGCGCCGCTGCGGATCGTGCGCGGCGCGGACGGCCAGTCGCTCTCCCACCCGGGGCTCTTCCCGGCCGGCGAGGGCGCCGGCTATGCCGGCGGCATCATGAGCGCCGCTCTGGACGGCCTGCGGGCCGCCGAGCAGATCGTAAACCAAGTAAGAATCGGGAGTTGA